The DNA window ACTCCGACCCTTGGAAGTTAATATTCAAATCAGGAATCCAGTTTCGTCTGAATAAATACCGGTGTTCGTGTAAAACTGTAGTCAGGACAATAATGCGTCGTCAGTCCTTCTTGGTTCTTATATATGTGTTATGGTTAGTGATGTCGAAGAAATGCAAAGTCGAGAGGCAAAATTTCAAGATTCGCCATGTCAACAATAAAGTTGTCACTATTTTAGCCTTGAAGTACACGGATTAAATCTTACATCGTAATACGGCGTTTTTTATGAATGTACGCAAGGTTTGATTGTGACATAAAGCTGTAAATTGCTCTTTACAACATTTCTTTACGTATTTCTTTCTCAAATATTTCTCTATCCTTTTGAGGTATATTTCTTTCCTTCATACTCACATACGTTCAACCCATTATGACAATATGAtttaattttgctttttttttttttgctatttctTAGGAAACAAGTTCTTTGGAATTTTCTCTCTATTGGCGTTTATTGCTTTGTCTTCATCACAAACAACGACAGCGACCAGTCATCGTCTTCGAAGCCTCTACCTACGTATGCTAGTTAGCTGTAACCAACTGCAAGTATCACGTGATGAACTGTCGTCTGCTATTGTGAGTAATATTATGCAGGTGTAGTAGCACTATTAATTCTTCGGCTAACACACtctatatagaatatatattacTTTGAGCACAATAATACGCTCAACTTGTTTTTGTATCTTGTTCGGTTCTATGAAACGCTTGGATGCGTGAATACAGAGTTTTAGTTGCGTCTATTCATGTTAAACTTCCCATGACCTTTCAATAAACTCATAACGACATATTTGACGTCAAAATGACGTCAAACTACTATAGTAAATGCTGCTATCGATGGAGGATGCACGTATCTAAACATACGTTGTACGAAACCATATGTACTTCAGAGGTAGAGGAGTGGATGTGAAAGTGGGGTCGTGGAAGCAACCCACCACCCCTTGCATGTCTTGGGACAACAATATGGGTAAAAATAAGATGAAATGCTATCAAACTTGAGACGTGAAAATTGTGCATTCTGAGGGATCTCGGTAAAAATTAGGTTTGAAAGAAAGGTTTTGCTTGTAACTCTTTATGTGTGGTCGAGAAAGTGGTGTGACCCCATCCTCTCCCTCTCATCCTCCCCCTTTCTGACTTTGAGACTTTTTAGTACTTCAATCGTTATATCTCAGTAATTCAAAGGGTAATAAATAATCAAGCAAATTACGAAGCTGACACTGCATATAATTGACATAATTTCCTTTTTAAGTAAATTAAATTAAGATAGGGTctcgggggtgggggagggtgagaAGGAGTAAACGAAAATCAAGCGATTTAACTGATACTCTCAACAACAGTATCATTCCATTGAGCCTGTGACGGTGTGACCGGTTGTCTGTCGCCAGAAATTGTTAATTGTTGAAGACTTAATATGAAGAATGTACATGCACATGCTTCGTTCCCAAACTGTTGAATTACTAGAATTACATTTCTGAACTTATCCCTTTAGTGTGATTACTGACCATGAAGTTGTATATTTTTACTACGCAGACTCAAACACGTGATGTAAGTGGAGTAATTCATCATTCCTCTGTCGATTCTATTTCTGGTTTGGATGCACACCTTGGTGACGTCAGCGTTTTTGATCAAGAAGAGGTAATCATTAAATTGACTTCAAATTGTGACAATGAATTTGTTTAACCCTATATATTGAACTGTTATCGCGAACTGTTGTTTGTGGAGAAAACACTGAGATAAATTAATAGATTTATAGTAACCTATGTCGTGAAAGTAAGCTAACGGTAGATCAACTCCTCGTGTGAACGAAAGTAGGctaacacaattttttttcaaatgtaggACACTTCAGCTAATCATACACACCAAGGTTATGCTACTACAAAGCTTCACACTGGGCTGCTAAACAGGTTTAGGCTGTTGGCGATGTACATATACGTCAATGGTAGGCAATCACAACGCGAAGAACTGGCAACTTCAGCTCAAGATTAAAGCAAAACAGATATTACAATACCTGATAGGCCAAACGTAGGCTTGTCAGCCAGTACATGTCAATGGGAGACAACGGCACTTGTATCTATCAAATACAGCTTAGTGTTTAAATAGTATTGCTTCAACACTTGAAAGACTATACCAACGGTTGGGCCAATACGTCTGTCAGAGACCTCGTTAACCTTTTTAAAGAGTTTTTGGTCATCTGTAGACTCTTTACTCTTCCCTCTTCCTCGTCATCTCAACATTGCTGAATTCACtatctttcattgtttttgcCTTCTAGATTGGTAATATTCCAGATCTGCTGATCAACCACTTGACGTACCTTAAACTGACCGAGGGCGCTCTTAGACTATATCAACAAGACGAGTTAGTCCTCAAGATTGTCGATGATTCCCTGACGACATATGAACATCAACTAGAGACAATCATCAAAAACGTTGTAAATATCAGGAAAACAATCAATATCACTGtgagtatatttatatttcatattataaGTAGACTTAAAAATGAAGGCCAAGTATCATATTATTCAACGGATCTTAATTAAGCATTTACCCGAATATACGATTTTCCAGCTACAATTACGGAACTGCTTTTCCCTAAAAGATTGAAAATGACAAACATAATGTTctataatttgaaaatatgatgaATAATGTTTATACATCTGTTACTTTAGCGAAGAATATAGAACCTTTCACACATATACAAGAAATCACAACACATGGAATAGGCCACGTTGCTTTGAAATAACTGTAAATGCTTGTAATATTGTTTCAACATTTAGTCTCATAACTGTCGACATCCTAATCCAATATTTCGTTCAGATCCAAATTTTCGGACGTACCTTTGACTCTGGATCCGTACAAGAGGTGACCTTTGACGCATGTGACATCACTACCACGACCTGCATAACAAGACGAGGCTTATACATACTACAAGAGTTCGACTATTACTTGAGAATAGCAAGACGGAATTTTGTTACTTTGTCTTCGTCTTAGGCTTCGTCATCCAATCGTTTGTTGCATTTTGTTCCAAGTATCGAAAAGGCAACTCACTTTTGATGTCAAAAGTTTGtgtaagtttttgtttttcattattagtGTGTGCAATTCTGTTATCCATAATAGAAAACTTtgtgatattcatcataaaacTGTGTATATTGtgttttttattagttttaagGCCTTTAATTAATGTTCCTTagcatttttattatattttttaaaggaTTTCTACGTGCAATTGTTTCAATAAAGTAATATAAACACTACTTACATTACTCGTAAGTAAATTCTCCATTTGGTGAAACAATCTAGGAAGTACTTTATAACGAAAGTCGActctaaaatattttataacgATAATATCAGAAATATTCATGagtttatattaatttatgacGGAGGGGATTTATAGTTTATACTATTAGCTTATTTATCACATGAATTTTTTATGATAATTCGCAACGTGTACAATTTTGTATCAATGTTACTCATATCCGCCCGGCACGTTGTTGATAAAATACGCGGCAATTCGGGGTTGAGGGACGCTCTTTCACTTGGCCATTACACTTGCGAGTTTTCTCTCTAGCATAGGTTTACAATTTCTTAAGTATGTAAGGTCGCACTCGAAGACAATTTCACAGCAGTAGCGAATTCCGAGATAGCCTAATGCTGGCAGGTTTGTTGTACTGCTACTACTAAGGTCACAACATGCGTAAGGAAAACATGAAAAGCAGGGGGGGTCGGGTGTATGCCGTAATTTTCCATTTATGCACAATATCATTACTTGTGGTATGGCTACACTGTTCCATGTTTATGATGTCAATAGTGACGtcaaagaagaagagaaaaaacaacaatttctaTTACATCCCTATCTCACTGTTATCAtttggaattttgttttgttcgaAAATCAATCCTTATAACTTATTAcatcaatatttttcatttcttctcttcttGACTTTTGTTTGTCTGGCAAAAGATCATCACTAAATTATCCTAAGAAACTCTTTATATCATAATTACCTTTCTGTTTTGTTCCTTCGTATGGAAAGGGGTATTCAAATCTCATctaattaatttttgtttgttgaaaacatttcaatttgattCATAATGTTACTTACTTTCAAAATCCGTCCCTACAgttctatatatttttcttctagTGAGAGGCATATTGTGTCTAAGAGTAACGTTATTTAGTCAAGCGTACTGTTTTGTTTCCAAATATTGTGTCTTCTTGTAAGTTACAAAATTGTATAACtaattcaatatttaatataatatgcaTAGTTATTTGTTGGGGTCTAATAATGTTTACTTCTATATTTTGAATACGTTTGGCAAATCTGTCGTACATgttattggtattttatatatactgtaagcgATCGATAAATAAACAGGAATACGGCACTTTAATACAtcgttattattttatttccacattttgtctctatctctctttttctcaatctctctctccacctttcACTGCttaaacctcccccccccccccaccccctctccacctctctctccacctctctctctctgttttcCCCCATCCCTGTCCGTCTATGATTGGAGAAAGGGGGTACTTTTCCGTTTATTATTGAAACAATTCTGACTTGGTGTTAGAGAACACCATTCTGGTCAGACAAGGCATTAATCCACCTCTATCCACCCAACCTTCCCCCATTTCTGGAGTACTGTCGTTCTTTAGTTCAAAGTAAGTATAGAGAATTCCTTGTAAAGACCCAATCATATCAACCTATTTGTTAGAAATCGTAACGCAATGTCCGCCCTAGCAGGTACGTTAGAGAGGCAAAAATTTAAAtagtaatggactctggcagtaACCGAATTTGTCAcatttcggcttccgtataATTAGCAGTAAGTCAACTAAAAATGCGAcaactaaaaatggaaaagttagcagaaaacgtgagacaaattgccgatattctaagagatgagagctatccaagtggtttcacaaaaataaaacagagaaggatCTTACTGAAAAAGGGTCAGTttttcagactggctgaaaatggaactcttgcataccgaaattgaaggaaagttttgctatcttgggcttctcaactcgcccaaatcgaGGCAGCTCATACTACTGGCATCtaaggtaatgtctgtaacttacagtataggatacacaCTATGCCTATGGTTGTTAAATggcgaacggccattccacagttaaaatatacCCAGGCCTCTATAGGCCTGATTGgtgcacaaatcatgatattcttttaccacgtttggttagttgtaaaaactcattctcaaaagtcaagcaattgcttatgCAACAATATAATCAGTTCTATGCTTGAGAAAAGTTGTTAGTGTATGAACAAAGTTATTATGGCCTagttcttttcattttgttttcccaATCAATTTTGTCataacaaatttttgtgaaaaatatcataaatttccACCTTTTATCGCTC is part of the Apostichopus japonicus isolate 1M-3 chromosome 22, ASM3797524v1, whole genome shotgun sequence genome and encodes:
- the LOC139963752 gene encoding uncharacterized protein; amino-acid sequence: MASYTNGNKFFGIFSLLAFIALSSSQTTTATSHRLRSLYLRMLVSCNQLQVSRDELSSAITQTRDVSGVIHHSSVDSISGLDAHLGDVSVFDQEEIGNIPDLLINHLTYLKLTEGALRLYQQDELVLKIVDDSLTTYEHQLETIIKNVVNIRKTINITIQIFGRTFDSGSVQEVTFDACDITTTTCITRRGLYILQEFDYYLRIARRNFVTLSSS